Sequence from the Halomarina litorea genome:
GCCAGTAGTCGGTGATGCTCGTCAGCCACTCCTCCAGGAAGACGAAGACGAACGACCCGATGGCCGGCCCGAAGAACGACGCGGGACCGCCGAGCAGCGTGATGAGCACGGGTTCCGCGCTCATCGACCAGTGGAGCGTCTCGGGGGTGACGATGAAGTTCCTGACCGAGAACAGCACGCCGCCGACGCCCGCGAACAGGCCCGCGACGACGAACGCCGAGAGTTGGTAGCGCTTGACCGGGATGCCGACGAGTTCCGCGCGCTGTGGGTTCTCGCGGATGACCTTCAGGAGTGCGCCGTACGGCGAGTTGACGACGCGCCAGAGCACCGCCAGCGAGCCGACGAGGACAGCGAACGTGACGTAGTAGAACGTCACCGTGTCCAGCAAGTTCACCGTCAGCCCCGGCAGTTCGACCACCGGCGCACTCACCGTGATGCCGTTCGCACCGCCCGTCACGTCGTCCCACTGGAACGCGACCTGGTATAGCATCATGTTGAATGCGAGGGTGAGCATGGCGAAGTATATCTCGCCGCGCTGGACGCAGAGCAGGCCGACGACGGCCGCGAACGCGGCGGCAGCGATGACGGCCACCACACCGCCGACCAGGAACGACTCGAAGGCCGCCGGGAGCATCTCGATGCGGCCGCTGAGAAGGATGCCGAAGGCGTACGCCGCGAGACCGAAGTACGCCGCGTGCCCGAACGAGAGCAACCCCGTGTAGCCGAACAGGAGGTTGAAACTCGTCGCGAACAGCGTCAGTATCATCACCGTGATCAGCAAGCCGAGTTCGTACTCGCCGAGGACGCCGCCCGCGACGAGCGGGAGCGCGGCGAGGACGACGGCGGCGGCGAGGACGGCACCCCGTCGAGACCAGACCCGACTCACGAGGTCGGTGCGTGCGCTCACGCCGTCACCTCCCTGCCGAACAGGCCGGTGGGCATGCTCAGCAACACGATGGCCATCAGGACGAACGGGATGACCGGCTGGAGCGCCGGGGCGACGAGGAACGCGAGGGAGTTGACCACCCCGATGAGGAGTGCACCGACGAGCGCCCCGGAGAACGACCCCAGACCGCCGACGACGACGACGACGAACGAGTTGATGATGATGCTCTCGCCCATCGTCGGCTGGATAGTCTGATAGGGAGCCGAGAGCGCCCCGCCCAGTCCCGCGAGGACGCTCCCCGCGACGAACATCGCGGTGAACAGCAGGGGGACGTTCACGCCGAGGGCGTTTGCGATGTCGCGGTCCTGTGCGGCAGCCCGGACCATCTTGCCGACGCGGGTCCGCTCGAACACCAGCCACATCCCCAGCGCGAACACCGCCCCGACAGCGATGAGGAAGAGGTTGTAGACCGGGTAGCCCCGACCCAGCAGTGACACCTGGAAGTCGAGGCCCGCCGGGACGCCGATGGACCGGAAGTCGGTCCCCCACAAGATGCGGGCGGCGTTGTCGATCACGAGGACGACGGCGAACGTCAGGAGCAACTGGAACTCGTGGTCGCGGTCGTAGATGGGGCGGATGAGCACCCGCTCGATGACGCCGCCGACCACCGCGACGAGCAGCGGTGCGACGAGGAGCGCGAGCCAGAACTGTCCGTTGAAGAACGCGAACGGCCCGCTCGCCGTCACGAGGAAGAACGTGAAGTACGCCCCGAGCATGTACAGCGAGCCGTGGGCGAAGTTCAGCACGCCGAGGACGCCGAAGATGAGCGTCAGGCCGACGGCGGCGAGGAACAACAGCATCCCGTTGGCGACGCCGTTGACGAGGGCGATGCCGATACTGGCGAGGTCGGTCATAGTCGTGTGGAGTTCATTGCGAGGGGGGAGCTACATCTCACAGTTCGGTTCGGGCGTGACGCTCTCGCCGGGGACCGGATTCATCTCGGTGAAGCCGTAGAACTCCAGGTCGTCGACGGGGCCGATGCGCCCGGTCCAGATGTTCTCGTCGATGACCTGGTGGTCCGCGGCGCGGATTCGTTTCGTCCCCTCAGGGGCCTGAAACTCCAGTCCCTCGAGCCCCGAGACGAGGTCGTCGGTGCTCGTCCCGCCGCTCTCGGTGATGGCGTTCATGAGCGCGTACACCCCGGCGTAGGTCTCCTGGCCGACGTTGAGGGGAATCTCGTCGTACTCCTCGCGCCACGCCTCGACGAAGGCGGTGTTGCGCTCCGTGTCGGGGTACTGGAAGAAGTATCGGTCGACGGCGATCATCTCGACCATGTCGGACCCGAGCGACCGGGAGACGTCCGTGATGGCGCCGCTCCCGGCGACGAACTCCGGCACCTGCTCGAAGAAGTCGTACTGCTGGGCCTGCTTGATGAAGGTGATGAGGTCGCCCGCCCACAGCGACGTGTAGACGATGTCCGGACCGGCGTCGAGGACCGCCTGAATCTCGTTCTGGAAGTCCCCCTTCCCGAACGCGGGGAAGGTCTCCGCGACGACGGAGGCGTCGGCCTGTGCCGACATCTCCTCCTGAAACACCGCCCACGTCTCCTTGCCGAAGGAGTAGTCGGGGATGACGCCCGCGATGGCCGACCCGTCGGTGAGTGAGGCGGTGGTCTGGGCCAGTCCCGTCGTCAACTGGTCGAGGTTCGACGCCGTCCGGAAGGTCTGGGGTTTGCACTCCGAACCGGTGATGGTCGGCGTCTGGGCGATGGTCGCCACCGCGAGGACGTCCTGGCTCGCCGCGAACTCGGAGACGGCCTTCGCGACCGAACTGCTCGCGAAGCCGAGGAGCACGTCCACCTCCTCTTGCTGGACGAGTTCGCGGGCCCGCTGGACGCCCGTATCGGGCGAGGACTCCGTGTCCTTGTGGACGACCTCCAGTTCGACGCCCTCGCCGGCGTCGTTCACCTGCTTGACGGCGAGGTCGGCGCCCTTCTGCGATGGTTCGCCGATGGTCGCGAACGGACCGGAGAGCGGGACCAGATGGCCGATCTTGAGCGACTGGGTGCCACCACCCCCGCCGCCCCCGCCACCGCTCCCGTTTCCGCCTCCGCCGCTGTCGCCTCCGTCACCGCCGCCACCACCGTCTCCGTTGCCGCCGTCGCCCGCACAACCCGCGAGCGCCGTCAGTGCGCCGATCGAAGCGGTACCCGTCCCTTTGAGGAAGGTGCGTCTACTGCTGCGTGTCATTCGATGGCAAGTAGCACTGCCCTTATTTATAGTTATGTGTCACCCAGAGGATGACGGGAACCGACCGGAGGAGGGACACTCAGAACTCGCTCGCCACCTCCCGCCCGAACCGTTCGACCTGCTCGACCTGTTCGTCAACGTCCGTGGTGTAGAAGTCGAGGACGATGCGGGTGGTCCCCGCCTCGACGTACGCCTCTACGTCCTCGATCACCTTCGACGCCTCGCCGACGAGGAGGGTATCCCGGTCGACGTCGGACCCGACGTGGACCGCCCGGACGACGGCGACCTCGGGAGTCCCCGTGCGGTCGTAGTCGTCCCACGCACGACCCATCCGTTCGCGGGCGCTGGCGACGTCCTCCGGGTGGTCCCAGAAGATGGTCCACCCGTCGCCGAACTCGCCGACGCGGCGGAAGGCGGCCCCGGACCGGCCGCCGATCCAGACCTTGGGTCTGCCCTCGCCCGGCGTGGGGTAGAAGCCCGTCTCCTGGAAGGAGTGGTGGGGACCGTCGAAGGCGAGTTGCCCCTCCTCGCGGGCGCGTTCGAACAGGCGGAGGAACTCGTCGGTCCGGGAGCCGCGTTCCTCGAAGGGGACGTCGAGTACCTCGAACTCGGTGCGGAGCCACCCCGGCGCGACGCCGAAGTCGAACCGGCCGCCCGAGAGCGCTTCCACCGTCAGCGCCTCCCGGACCAAATCGACGGGGTGGCGGTACGGGACGATGCAGGTGTTCGTGCCCAACTGTATCTCGTCGGTGACGCCCGCGAGGTGCGAGAGCACGTCGAAGACGTCGTAGGCGTCCTGCGAGACGTGGAAGGGCGACTCCCCCGAGCGGGAGAACGGGTACTCGTCGGGGATGTCCGCGGGGAAGGTGACGTGGTCGCCGGCCCACACCGCGTCGAACCCCTCGCGTTCCGCCGTCTGCGCGACCCGACGGAACGCCTCGGGGGTGGCGTGGTCGCCGAACGTCGAGAGCATCACGCCGAACTCGATTCCCTCAGAGTTCATCGAACAGCACCTTCCCGATGGTGTTTCGCTGTATCTCGCTCGTCCCCTCGTAGATGGTGCCGGCCTTCACGTCGCGGTAGAAGTGTTCGACCTCGTGTTCGCGGGCGAAGCCCTTTCCGCCGAACACCTGCACCGCCTCCTCGGCCACCTCGCAGGCCATCTCCGTCGCGAACAGTTTCGCGATGCTCGCCTGCTCGATGAGCGACTGGTCCACCTCGCGGCTCTCGCGTTCCGCCGCGTCGATGGTCCGGGCGGCGTGGTACACCTGCGCTCTGGCCACCTGACAGTTCTTTCGCATGTCGGCGAGTTTCCAGCGCATCCCCTGGTAGTCGCCGATGGGCTGGCCGCCCTGTTCGCGCTCCTTCGAGAAGGCGAGCGCCCGGTCGAACGCCCCCTCCGCCATCCCGAGATGGGCGGCAGCGATGTCGACCCGACCGTGTTCCAGCCACGCGAGCGTCTGGTAGAACCCCTGGCCCTCCTCGTCGCCGAGCAAGTTCTCGGCGGGGACTCGAACCTCGTCGTAGGTGATGCGGGCGTGTTCGGCCGCGTCGAGGCCGAGTCGGTCGCGGGGCGTCGCGTCGTACCCCTCGCTGTCGGTGGGGACGACGATGAGGCTCAGCCCCCGGTAGGGCTTCTCGGGGTCCACGTCTGGGTCCGTCCGGCAGAGCGTCGCCACCCAGTCGCCGCTCGCGCCGTTGGCGATCCAGTCCTTCTCGCCGTCGATGACGTACTCCTCCCCTGCGGGTCCGCTGACCCGCTCTGCCGTCGTCGTGAGTTCCGCGAGCGCCGACCCCGTGTCGGGTTCCGTGAGGCCGATGCCCGTGGTTATCTCCCCGCGCGTCACCGGTTCGAGCCAGCGTTCCTTCTGCTGCGGGGAGCCGAACGAGTCCATGACGAAACAGCCTGTCATCGCGCCGTGGAGGGCGATGCCGACCGAGGAGTCGGCCCGGCAGAACGCCTCCGCGACGAGACACTGCTCGACGAGCGAGGCGTTCTGCCCCCCGTAGGCCTCCTCGAAGGGCAGACCGATGAGGCCCGCCTCGGCCGCCTTCCGGTAGACCTCCCACGGCCACTCGCCGGACTCGACGTACTCCATCGCGACCGGTTCGATGTGCTCCTCGCCGAACGCGCGCGCTCGGTCCCACAGGTCCCGCTGTGACTCGGTCAGTTCGACCGTCATAGCCGTCACCTCTGTCGTAGCTGTGATAAGTGTTCGCGTGGGTGACGAGACCGGACGACGGTGACCCCACGAGCCGCCCCCCGACGGGCGCGGGAGTCAGTCCTCGCGGGGGGCGAAGACGGGCACCGCGACGTCCTCGCGGTCCGTCTCCTCGAAGCGCACCTCGACGGGCATCCCCACCTCGACTTCGTCGGGGTCGCAGTCCACGACGTTGGTGATGACACGCGGGCCCTCGTCGAGTTCGACGTGGGCGTACACCAGCGGGAGCGAGGACTCGGGCCACCCTGAGACGCCGCGCATGACGGTGTAGGAGTACACCTCGCCCGTCCCTTCGGCCTCGCGCCACTCGACGTCGTCGCTGAAGCAGTCCGGACAGAGCGCCCGCGGGTAGTGATACGTGAGCCCGCACTCTCGGCACGCGGAGAGGAGGAACTTCCCTTCGGTCGCCGCCCGCCAGAACTCCTCGGTTTCGGGGGTGGGCTTCGGGAGGGGGCGGGGTTCCCACGTCATCGGTCGTCCCTCCCGAGGAGCGCCGTCACGGAGCCGTGGCGCGTCCCGAGACTCCCGCCCGTCCCGTGGGCGAGAGCGACCTGCGCGTCCTCGACCTGCACGGGGGCGTTGGCCTCGCCCCGCAACTGGCGGACGGCCTCGATGACCTTCGTCATCCCGCCGCGGTTTCCGGGGTGGTTCGAACAGAGGCCGCCGCCGTCCGTGTTGAACGGCAGGTCTCCGTCCGGGGCCTGCAGGGTGCCCCCTTCGACGAACGACCCGCCCTCGCCCTTCGCGCAGAACCCGAGGTCCTCGATGGTCTGGAGGACGGTGATGGTGAAGGAGTCGTAGATGGAGGCGTAGTCCACGTCTTCGGGACCGAGGCCCGCCTCGGCGAACGCCCGCGGGCCGGAGTCCGCCGCGCCGGTGTACGTCAGGTCCGTCCGGCCGGCGTCGAGGTGTTTGACGGCCTCGCCGTGGCCCAGCACCTCGACGCACTCGCGCTCGATTGCTCGGCGAACGTCGTCGCTGACGACGACGAGTGCGCCGCCGCCGTCGGAGACGACACAGCAATCCAGCAGGTGGAGTGGGTCCGCAATCATCCGCGAGGAGACCACGTCCTCGACGGTCACCGGGTCGCGGTACATCGCGTGTTCGTTGTGCTGGGCGTGCTCCGAGGCGGCGACCCGTATCTCGGCGAGTTGCTCGCTCGTCGTGCCGAACTCGTGCATGTGACGCTGGGCGGCGACGGCGTACTTCGAGAGGGTGGATGCCCCGTAGATGACCTCGAAGGAGTCCTGCATCGTCCGCAGGGGACTCGCGCTGGCACCGCTGGTGTGGCTCTCCGACCGGGGCCGACCCGCGAGAGTGACGAGGGCGACGTCGCACTTGCCGTCGCGGATGGCGCTGGCGGCGTGGCCGACGTGGCTCACGTACGAGGAGCCGCCGTAGTCGGTGGTGTCGGCGTACGCCACGTCCAGCCCCATGTAGTCGGCCATGATGAGCGGCGTGAGGCCGTGTTCGTACCACGGCATCCCCGCCGTGAAGTAGGCGTCCACGTCGTCTTTCGTCAGTCCCGCGTCGTCGAGGGCCCCGCGGGCCACCTCGGCGTGCAGTTGCATCGTCGACTTCTCCGGTGCCTCGCGCGTCGGGTGCTCGAAGGCACCCGCCACGAACACCGGCTCTCGGGCCGTCATGGCTCGTCTCTCCGGGCACGGGGACGTAAGTCTTTACCACGACCGGGGGGAGGGTGCCAACGCTTATTAGCGGACACCGGAAGGTGTGGGTGATGATCGCACTCTCAGCGGAGCAGCAGATGCTCGTATCGTCGCTTGAGGACCTCGCAGAGCGGGAGTTCGCGGACCGCGCCTTCGAGTGGCAGGGCGACCCGCCGTGGGCGAACGTCGAACTGCTGGCCGAACAGGGCTTCCTCGGCATCAACATCGCCGAGGAGTACGGCGGCGGGGGGATGACGGAGTTTGACGCCATGCTCACCATCGAGGCGGTGGGGCGGGTCTGCCCGGACACGGCCGAGTT
This genomic interval carries:
- a CDS encoding branched-chain amino acid ABC transporter permease, encoding MSARTDLVSRVWSRRGAVLAAAVVLAALPLVAGGVLGEYELGLLITVMILTLFATSFNLLFGYTGLLSFGHAAYFGLAAYAFGILLSGRIEMLPAAFESFLVGGVVAVIAAAAFAAVVGLLCVQRGEIYFAMLTLAFNMMLYQVAFQWDDVTGGANGITVSAPVVELPGLTVNLLDTVTFYYVTFAVLVGSLAVLWRVVNSPYGALLKVIRENPQRAELVGIPVKRYQLSAFVVAGLFAGVGGVLFSVRNFIVTPETLHWSMSAEPVLITLLGGPASFFGPAIGSFVFVFLEEWLTSITDYWQIGLGIVLIPIVLFVPGGLVGLATGDGTEAVRSLLGRDGDPDTTRERPAEVDER
- a CDS encoding branched-chain amino acid ABC transporter permease, with amino-acid sequence MTDLASIGIALVNGVANGMLLFLAAVGLTLIFGVLGVLNFAHGSLYMLGAYFTFFLVTASGPFAFFNGQFWLALLVAPLLVAVVGGVIERVLIRPIYDRDHEFQLLLTFAVVLVIDNAARILWGTDFRSIGVPAGLDFQVSLLGRGYPVYNLFLIAVGAVFALGMWLVFERTRVGKMVRAAAQDRDIANALGVNVPLLFTAMFVAGSVLAGLGGALSAPYQTIQPTMGESIIINSFVVVVVGGLGSFSGALVGALLIGVVNSLAFLVAPALQPVIPFVLMAIVLLSMPTGLFGREVTA
- a CDS encoding ABC transporter substrate-binding protein: MTRSSRRTFLKGTGTASIGALTALAGCAGDGGNGDGGGGGDGGDSGGGGNGSGGGGGGGGGTQSLKIGHLVPLSGPFATIGEPSQKGADLAVKQVNDAGEGVELEVVHKDTESSPDTGVQRARELVQQEEVDVLLGFASSSVAKAVSEFAASQDVLAVATIAQTPTITGSECKPQTFRTASNLDQLTTGLAQTTASLTDGSAIAGVIPDYSFGKETWAVFQEEMSAQADASVVAETFPAFGKGDFQNEIQAVLDAGPDIVYTSLWAGDLITFIKQAQQYDFFEQVPEFVAGSGAITDVSRSLGSDMVEMIAVDRYFFQYPDTERNTAFVEAWREEYDEIPLNVGQETYAGVYALMNAITESGGTSTDDLVSGLEGLEFQAPEGTKRIRAADHQVIDENIWTGRIGPVDDLEFYGFTEMNPVPGESVTPEPNCEM
- a CDS encoding TIGR03619 family F420-dependent LLM class oxidoreductase, translating into MNSEGIEFGVMLSTFGDHATPEAFRRVAQTAEREGFDAVWAGDHVTFPADIPDEYPFSRSGESPFHVSQDAYDVFDVLSHLAGVTDEIQLGTNTCIVPYRHPVDLVREALTVEALSGGRFDFGVAPGWLRTEFEVLDVPFEERGSRTDEFLRLFERAREEGQLAFDGPHHSFQETGFYPTPGEGRPKVWIGGRSGAAFRRVGEFGDGWTIFWDHPEDVASARERMGRAWDDYDRTGTPEVAVVRAVHVGSDVDRDTLLVGEASKVIEDVEAYVEAGTTRIVLDFYTTDVDEQVEQVERFGREVASEF
- a CDS encoding acyl-CoA dehydrogenase family protein → MTVELTESQRDLWDRARAFGEEHIEPVAMEYVESGEWPWEVYRKAAEAGLIGLPFEEAYGGQNASLVEQCLVAEAFCRADSSVGIALHGAMTGCFVMDSFGSPQQKERWLEPVTRGEITTGIGLTEPDTGSALAELTTTAERVSGPAGEEYVIDGEKDWIANGASGDWVATLCRTDPDVDPEKPYRGLSLIVVPTDSEGYDATPRDRLGLDAAEHARITYDEVRVPAENLLGDEEGQGFYQTLAWLEHGRVDIAAAHLGMAEGAFDRALAFSKEREQGGQPIGDYQGMRWKLADMRKNCQVARAQVYHAARTIDAAERESREVDQSLIEQASIAKLFATEMACEVAEEAVQVFGGKGFAREHEVEHFYRDVKAGTIYEGTSEIQRNTIGKVLFDEL
- a CDS encoding Zn-ribbon domain-containing OB-fold protein, coding for MTWEPRPLPKPTPETEEFWRAATEGKFLLSACRECGLTYHYPRALCPDCFSDDVEWREAEGTGEVYSYTVMRGVSGWPESSLPLVYAHVELDEGPRVITNVVDCDPDEVEVGMPVEVRFEETDREDVAVPVFAPRED
- a CDS encoding thiolase domain-containing protein, which translates into the protein MTAREPVFVAGAFEHPTREAPEKSTMQLHAEVARGALDDAGLTKDDVDAYFTAGMPWYEHGLTPLIMADYMGLDVAYADTTDYGGSSYVSHVGHAASAIRDGKCDVALVTLAGRPRSESHTSGASASPLRTMQDSFEVIYGASTLSKYAVAAQRHMHEFGTTSEQLAEIRVAASEHAQHNEHAMYRDPVTVEDVVSSRMIADPLHLLDCCVVSDGGGALVVVSDDVRRAIERECVEVLGHGEAVKHLDAGRTDLTYTGAADSGPRAFAEAGLGPEDVDYASIYDSFTITVLQTIEDLGFCAKGEGGSFVEGGTLQAPDGDLPFNTDGGGLCSNHPGNRGGMTKVIEAVRQLRGEANAPVQVEDAQVALAHGTGGSLGTRHGSVTALLGRDDR